Proteins encoded in a region of the Gulosibacter sediminis genome:
- a CDS encoding ABC transporter permease: protein MLNYLGKRILQSAIPLIVVVIGVFFLARLTGDPSSLYLPLSATEEMKADFAARNGLDLPIFQQLLNFLGGAFTLDFGESMRTGEDAAAMVLRAFPATLQLAFFTMLFSIIIAVVIGCWAALKPNGVADRIVSFFSMVAASVPDFWLAILGIWIFAISFGILPTSGVQGGPEVWILPVATLMMRPVGVLAQIVRGSMVTVLGQPYIKVAYSRGATRFFVVTRHALKNAAAPALTVAGDLTVGLINGAVVVESIFGWPGIGKLMIDSILMRDFPVLQAAVLVTAVAIFVLNIVIDLLYAALDPRVRPTGRSAKQQGKKDGEPATTGVRTVKPGAIKATVATASAGSASSTGTTTSTQAPGTQGAGA, encoded by the coding sequence GTGCTGAATTACCTAGGGAAGCGAATCCTCCAAAGCGCGATCCCGCTGATCGTCGTCGTCATCGGCGTCTTCTTCCTCGCCCGCCTCACGGGTGACCCGTCGTCGCTCTACCTGCCGCTGAGCGCGACCGAGGAGATGAAGGCCGACTTCGCGGCCCGTAACGGCCTCGACCTGCCCATCTTCCAGCAGCTGCTCAACTTCCTCGGCGGCGCGTTCACGCTCGACTTCGGCGAGTCGATGCGCACCGGCGAGGATGCGGCGGCGATGGTGCTCCGGGCGTTCCCGGCCACGCTGCAGCTCGCGTTCTTCACGATGCTGTTCTCGATCATCATCGCGGTCGTTATCGGTTGCTGGGCCGCCCTCAAGCCGAACGGCGTCGCCGACCGCATCGTGAGCTTCTTCTCGATGGTCGCCGCGAGTGTGCCCGACTTCTGGCTCGCCATTCTCGGCATCTGGATCTTCGCGATCTCGTTCGGTATTCTGCCCACCTCGGGTGTGCAGGGTGGCCCCGAGGTGTGGATCTTGCCCGTCGCGACGCTGATGATGCGCCCCGTGGGCGTGCTCGCGCAGATCGTGCGCGGCTCGATGGTGACCGTGCTCGGCCAGCCCTACATCAAGGTGGCCTACAGCCGCGGCGCAACGCGGTTCTTCGTCGTCACCCGGCACGCCCTGAAGAACGCGGCCGCCCCGGCGCTCACCGTCGCGGGCGACCTCACCGTCGGCCTCATCAACGGCGCCGTGGTCGTCGAATCGATCTTCGGTTGGCCCGGCATCGGAAAGCTCATGATCGACTCGATCCTCATGCGCGACTTCCCGGTGCTCCAAGCCGCCGTGCTCGTCACCGCCGTTGCGATCTTCGTGCTGAACATCGTCATCGACCTGCTCTACGCCGCCCTCGACCCGCGGGTTCGCCCCACCGGTCGCAGCGCGAAGCAGCAGGGGAAGAAGGACGGCGAGCCCGCGACCACCGGTGTGCGCACCGTCAAGCCCGGCGCCATCAAGGCGACCGTGGCCACCGCATCCGCCGGCTCGGCCTCGAGCACCGGCACCACCACATCCACTCAGGCACCCGGAACCCAGGGGGCAGGCGCATGA
- a CDS encoding ABC transporter permease: MTDTQPKYTPAVDAGGTEAILTTKADRRQLKREGGRPSLFTLLLRDKFATTAAVVLIVIILTSLVAPLLVSDLAQRPDLPNRNLPPFSIGEGWQFILGSDAIGRSMLARMMIAGGTSLGVSLAAVVVAGIIGTAWGIWAGYHRGWRESLSMRIGDIIMSFPSLLLAVVILYIFAPSAANIVLVLALTRIPIYLRTARAETAELRTRMFVDAARNFGASPATIMGRHIFPNVLPTIVSLATLEFCYVMLAESSLSFLGIGIQPPDLSWGLMVSQGREYLSIAWWQSVLPGLSIVITTVCANVLAAWLRIATDPGQRWRLANKK; encoded by the coding sequence ATGACCGACACCCAGCCCAAGTACACTCCGGCGGTTGACGCCGGTGGCACCGAAGCGATTCTCACGACGAAGGCCGATCGCCGCCAGCTGAAGCGCGAGGGCGGACGTCCGAGCCTGTTCACGCTGCTGCTGCGCGACAAGTTCGCGACCACGGCCGCGGTCGTGCTCATCGTCATCATCCTCACCTCGCTCGTCGCGCCGCTGCTCGTGAGCGATCTCGCGCAGCGCCCCGACCTGCCCAACCGCAACCTGCCGCCGTTCAGTATCGGCGAGGGGTGGCAGTTCATCCTCGGCTCTGACGCGATTGGGCGCAGCATGCTCGCCCGCATGATGATCGCGGGCGGCACGAGCCTCGGCGTCTCACTCGCCGCGGTCGTCGTTGCCGGCATCATCGGCACGGCCTGGGGCATCTGGGCCGGCTACCACCGCGGCTGGCGCGAGAGCCTGTCGATGCGCATCGGTGACATCATCATGTCGTTCCCGTCGCTGCTGCTCGCCGTCGTCATCCTCTACATCTTCGCTCCGAGCGCCGCGAACATCGTGCTCGTGCTCGCCCTGACGCGCATCCCGATCTACCTGCGTACCGCGCGGGCCGAGACTGCCGAGCTGCGCACGCGCATGTTCGTGGATGCGGCGCGCAACTTCGGCGCGAGCCCCGCGACGATCATGGGTCGCCACATCTTCCCGAACGTGCTGCCGACGATCGTCTCGCTCGCGACGCTCGAGTTTTGCTATGTGATGCTCGCTGAGTCGTCGCTGAGCTTCCTCGGTATTGGTATTCAGCCGCCGGACCTCAGCTGGGGTCTGATGGTGTCGCAGGGTCGCGAGTACCTGTCGATCGCCTGGTGGCAGTCGGTGCTGCCTGGCCTGTCGATCGTCATCACGACGGTGTGCGCAAACGTGCTCGCCGCGTGGCTGCGCATCGCGACCGACCCGGGTCAGCGCTGGCGCCTCGCGAACAAGAAGTAG
- a CDS encoding winged helix-turn-helix domain-containing protein encodes MTRTLTLAQARRVAIAAQGLDRPRPETVTMRHLTGVLDRIGLLQIDSVNVLTRAHLLPLFSRLGPYDTALVDRATGKAPHRLMETWAHEATYVPAATYPLLSWKRRNWGSMSAANIEAKHPGIMALVRGIVAEHGPLTNRELERYVDEAHAARPSDGWGWSWSGAKVALEILFDEGVITSARRNAQFERVYDLTERVLPPAIAAQETAERADAVRELVRISAQAHGVGSLRCLADYFRLDTASTKRAIAELVELGELEPVTVRGWDREVWLAAGARIPRRTDARALLVPFDPLVFERRRLLELFGMHYRIEIYTPAAKRVHGYYVLPFLLGEHLVARVDLKHDRARGVLLVRSAFAETPDAQAAKTWPREDVVVANLVEELGELARWLGADAVEVAADARGDLPAALSLAPAN; translated from the coding sequence GTGACCCGCACCCTGACTCTCGCCCAGGCGCGCCGCGTCGCCATCGCTGCCCAGGGCCTCGATCGCCCGCGCCCCGAGACCGTGACGATGCGGCACCTCACCGGCGTGCTCGACCGCATCGGCCTGCTGCAGATCGACTCGGTTAACGTGCTCACGCGCGCCCACCTGCTCCCCCTCTTTTCTCGCCTCGGCCCCTACGACACCGCGCTCGTCGACCGCGCGACCGGCAAGGCCCCGCACCGCCTCATGGAGACCTGGGCGCACGAGGCGACCTACGTGCCGGCGGCGACGTATCCGCTGCTCAGCTGGAAGCGCCGCAACTGGGGCAGCATGAGCGCGGCCAACATCGAGGCGAAGCATCCGGGCATCATGGCGCTCGTGCGCGGCATCGTCGCCGAGCACGGCCCACTCACCAACCGCGAGCTCGAGCGCTACGTCGACGAGGCCCACGCGGCCCGACCATCCGACGGCTGGGGCTGGTCGTGGAGCGGCGCGAAAGTCGCCCTCGAGATCCTCTTCGACGAGGGCGTCATCACCTCGGCCCGCCGCAACGCGCAGTTCGAGCGCGTCTACGACCTCACCGAGCGCGTGCTGCCACCGGCCATCGCGGCGCAAGAGACCGCCGAGCGCGCGGATGCGGTGCGCGAGCTCGTGCGCATCTCGGCCCAGGCGCACGGCGTGGGTTCGCTCCGGTGCCTCGCCGACTACTTCCGCCTCGACACCGCGAGCACGAAGCGGGCCATCGCCGAGCTCGTCGAACTCGGCGAGCTCGAACCCGTGACCGTGCGCGGCTGGGATCGCGAGGTCTGGCTCGCGGCCGGCGCGCGCATCCCCCGCCGCACCGACGCGCGGGCGCTGCTCGTGCCCTTCGACCCGCTCGTGTTCGAGCGCCGCCGCCTGCTCGAGTTGTTCGGGATGCACTACCGCATCGAGATCTACACGCCCGCGGCGAAGCGCGTGCACGGCTACTACGTGCTGCCGTTCCTGCTCGGCGAGCACCTCGTCGCCCGCGTCGACCTCAAGCACGACCGCGCCCGCGGCGTGCTGCTCGTGCGCTCGGCATTCGCCGAAACCCCGGATGCGCAGGCCGCGAAAACCTGGCCGCGCGAGGACGTCGTGGTCGCGAACCTCGTCGAAGAACTGGGCGAGCTGGCCCGCTGGCTCGGCGCCGACGCCGTCGAGGTCGCGGCGGATGCGCGCGGCGACCTGCCCGCCGCCCTCAGCCTCGCGCCCGCTAACTGA
- a CDS encoding aldehyde dehydrogenase (NADP(+)) encodes MTTPHTNSPLIQELDPEIEALVAAADAAALAYADTNPKERGAALVAAADALDANADELVAIAQEETGLSEGRLRGELNRTAVQLRLFADVIVDGAYLDARIDYLDTDYALGVRPDLRRVLQPVGPTVVFAASNFPFAFSVAGGDTAAALAAGNPVLLKSHSGHPKLSVRTGEIVAEALKGAGLPDGVFAVFSGQENGTSVLKDPRIQAGAFTGSEYVGRLLADIAAARPQPIPFYGELGSTNPVFVTQAALDTRADDIVSGFATSISGSAGQLCTKPGFVFLPEGHGLDEQLVAAFDAANESTGEQRLLNPGITRGYNKRRDEVLAANGVRVITDGSSRVDDDKQGWTTPTIVAVSLDDFRAGREAILAEVFGPFSVLVEVPAGTDYPALVNEFFTGSLTTTIQAAEGEESDELKSLVRALRQVSGRILFGGWPTGVAVTYAQQHGGPWPATTNDSSTSVGTAAIGRFLRPVAFQSMPDALLPAPLQDSNPWGVPQRIDEAGASKTWGSAAR; translated from the coding sequence ATGACTACACCGCACACCAACAGCCCGTTGATTCAAGAGCTCGACCCCGAGATCGAGGCGCTCGTTGCCGCCGCCGACGCGGCCGCGCTTGCCTACGCCGACACGAACCCGAAGGAGCGCGGCGCTGCGCTCGTCGCCGCCGCCGACGCGCTCGACGCGAACGCTGACGAGCTCGTCGCGATCGCCCAGGAAGAGACCGGCCTCTCGGAGGGTCGCCTCCGCGGCGAGCTCAACCGCACCGCCGTGCAGCTGCGCCTGTTCGCCGACGTGATCGTCGACGGCGCCTACCTCGACGCCCGCATCGACTACCTCGACACCGACTACGCCCTCGGCGTGCGCCCCGACCTGCGTCGCGTGCTGCAGCCCGTCGGCCCGACCGTCGTGTTCGCGGCCTCGAACTTCCCGTTCGCCTTCTCGGTCGCCGGTGGCGACACCGCCGCGGCCCTCGCCGCCGGTAACCCCGTGCTGCTCAAGTCGCACTCGGGCCACCCGAAGCTTTCGGTGCGCACCGGCGAGATTGTCGCCGAGGCGCTCAAGGGCGCCGGCCTGCCCGACGGCGTCTTCGCCGTGTTCAGCGGCCAGGAGAACGGCACCTCGGTACTCAAGGACCCGCGCATCCAGGCCGGTGCCTTCACCGGTTCGGAGTACGTCGGCCGCCTGCTCGCCGACATCGCGGCTGCGCGCCCGCAGCCAATCCCCTTCTACGGTGAGCTCGGCTCGACGAACCCCGTGTTCGTCACGCAGGCCGCCCTCGACACCCGCGCCGACGACATCGTGAGCGGCTTCGCCACTTCGATCTCGGGCTCGGCCGGCCAGCTCTGCACGAAGCCCGGCTTCGTGTTCCTGCCCGAGGGCCACGGCCTCGACGAGCAGCTCGTGGCGGCGTTCGACGCCGCGAACGAGTCGACCGGCGAGCAGCGCCTGCTCAACCCGGGCATCACCCGCGGCTACAACAAGCGCCGCGACGAGGTGCTCGCCGCCAACGGCGTGCGCGTCATCACCGACGGCTCGTCGCGCGTCGACGACGACAAGCAGGGGTGGACCACCCCGACCATCGTCGCCGTCTCGCTCGACGACTTCCGCGCCGGTCGCGAGGCCATCCTCGCCGAGGTGTTCGGCCCGTTCTCGGTGCTCGTTGAGGTGCCCGCCGGCACCGACTACCCCGCGCTCGTCAACGAGTTCTTCACCGGCTCGCTCACCACGACCATCCAGGCCGCTGAAGGCGAAGAGAGCGACGAGCTCAAGTCGCTCGTGCGGGCCCTGCGCCAGGTCTCGGGCCGCATCCTGTTCGGCGGCTGGCCGACCGGTGTCGCCGTGACCTACGCTCAGCAGCACGGTGGCCCATGGCCCGCGACGACGAACGACTCGTCGACGTCGGTCGGCACCGCGGCAATCGGTCGCTTCCTGCGCCCGGTCGCGTTCCAGTCGATGCCGGATGCGCTGCTCCCCGCACCGCTGCAGGATTCGAACCCGTGGGGCGTGCCCCAGCGCATCGACGAGGCTGGCGCCTCGAAGACGTGGGGTTCGGCTGCGCGGTAG
- a CDS encoding enoyl-CoA hydratase/isomerase family protein, with protein sequence MTASPVLFDQRGHLGLITLNRPRQLNALSFEMLQLIDAQVDAWLADPNIRQLALTGAGERALCAGGDIAESRLALEAGNPQLFYDFLALEYRLDVKLNELPKPYVTLLDGITFGGGIGLSAHASHRIVTERSRLGMPEVRIGFLPDVGGSWRLAEMPGEVGMHVALTAGTFGAGDALAGGFADAFVPSARLGELLAALETEAADEVVARFAEPAPEAELLPQRDWIDVVYRHERVADILAELDALSTAGQAAVGEAAASIRQMSPTSLEVTARLLRDARAEPGLRAAVAREYRVGMHLATAPDFAEGVRARVVDKDNNPQWRPARLEDVDPAEISRMFETDATAALFG encoded by the coding sequence ATGACAGCTTCACCGGTGCTCTTCGACCAGCGCGGCCACCTCGGCCTCATCACCCTGAACCGCCCGCGGCAGCTCAATGCCCTCTCGTTCGAGATGTTGCAGCTCATCGATGCGCAGGTGGATGCGTGGCTCGCCGACCCGAACATCCGCCAACTCGCGCTCACGGGCGCGGGGGAGCGCGCGCTCTGCGCCGGCGGCGATATCGCTGAGTCGCGCCTGGCGCTTGAGGCGGGCAACCCGCAGCTGTTCTACGACTTTCTTGCGCTCGAGTATCGGCTCGACGTGAAGCTCAACGAGCTGCCGAAGCCGTACGTGACGCTGCTCGACGGCATCACCTTCGGCGGCGGCATCGGCCTGAGCGCCCATGCGTCGCACCGCATCGTCACCGAGCGCAGCCGCCTCGGCATGCCCGAGGTGCGCATCGGTTTTCTGCCCGACGTCGGCGGCAGCTGGCGGCTCGCCGAGATGCCCGGCGAAGTCGGGATGCACGTGGCCCTCACCGCGGGCACGTTCGGCGCGGGCGATGCGCTCGCGGGCGGATTCGCCGACGCGTTCGTGCCGTCGGCGCGGCTCGGCGAGCTGCTCGCGGCGCTCGAAACCGAGGCCGCCGACGAGGTCGTCGCGCGCTTCGCCGAGCCGGCGCCCGAGGCCGAGCTGCTGCCGCAGCGCGACTGGATCGACGTCGTCTACCGGCATGAGCGCGTTGCCGACATTTTGGCCGAGTTGGATGCGCTGTCCACGGCGGGGCAGGCGGCCGTGGGGGAGGCCGCCGCGAGCATCCGGCAGATGTCGCCGACGTCGCTCGAGGTGACGGCACGACTGCTGCGGGATGCGCGGGCAGAGCCGGGCCTGCGGGCCGCGGTCGCGCGCGAGTACCGGGTGGGGATGCACCTCGCGACGGCGCCCGACTTCGCCGAGGGCGTGCGGGCGCGCGTCGTCGACAAGGACAACAACCCGCAGTGGCGCCCGGCGCGACTTGAGGACGTCGACCCGGCCGAGATCTCGCGGATGTTCGAGACCGACGCGACCGCCGCGCTGTTCGGCTAG
- a CDS encoding acetyl-CoA C-acyltransferase, which translates to MAALVAGYARTPFTRFTGKLAGQPATVLGAHAAKAALERAGISPDEVDLVVAGQVLQAGAGQNPARQSSVGAGISMNVPAITINAVCLSGTEAVSQAARLIAAGEADVVVAIGQESMSLAPHVAPLRAGVKYGPATFIDTVDHDGLSDAFDQVAMGALTEEGNVPLGLTREEQDEFSAKSHQRAAASGEFFAGEIAPFTVTSRKGDTVIDADDGVRPETTAESLAGLRPAFTKDGTITAGNASQITDGAAALVIVSEAAAERLGLAPIARIEATAFVAGPDNHLHSQPARAISAALAKLDGVTASDLAAVEINEAFAAVGVQSARELGIDLEVVNQHGGAIALGHPIGASGARIVGTLARQLQAAGAGSLGAVGICGGGGQGSAVVLRAL; encoded by the coding sequence ATGGCCGCACTCGTGGCGGGGTACGCCCGCACGCCCTTTACTCGGTTCACCGGCAAGCTTGCGGGGCAGCCCGCCACCGTGCTTGGCGCCCACGCCGCGAAGGCCGCGCTCGAGCGCGCGGGTATCAGCCCTGACGAGGTGGACCTCGTCGTCGCCGGCCAGGTTCTGCAGGCCGGTGCCGGCCAGAACCCAGCCCGCCAGAGCTCCGTCGGCGCGGGCATCTCGATGAACGTGCCGGCCATCACGATCAACGCCGTCTGCCTCTCGGGCACCGAGGCGGTCTCGCAGGCCGCGCGCCTTATCGCGGCGGGCGAGGCCGACGTCGTCGTCGCGATCGGCCAGGAGTCGATGTCGCTCGCGCCGCACGTCGCGCCGCTGCGCGCGGGCGTGAAGTACGGCCCCGCGACGTTCATCGACACCGTCGACCACGACGGCCTCTCCGACGCCTTCGACCAGGTCGCAATGGGGGCGCTCACCGAAGAAGGCAACGTGCCGCTCGGCCTCACCCGCGAAGAGCAGGACGAGTTCTCGGCGAAGTCGCACCAGCGCGCGGCGGCCTCGGGCGAGTTCTTCGCCGGCGAGATCGCGCCGTTCACCGTCACCTCGCGCAAGGGCGACACCGTCATCGACGCTGACGACGGCGTGCGCCCCGAGACGACGGCCGAGTCGCTCGCCGGCCTGCGCCCGGCGTTCACCAAGGACGGCACGATCACGGCCGGCAATGCCTCGCAGATCACCGACGGCGCCGCCGCGCTCGTCATCGTGAGCGAGGCCGCCGCCGAGCGGCTCGGCCTCGCGCCGATCGCCCGCATCGAGGCGACCGCGTTCGTCGCCGGCCCCGACAACCACCTCCACTCTCAGCCCGCGCGGGCCATCTCGGCCGCGCTCGCGAAGCTCGACGGGGTCACCGCATCCGACCTCGCCGCTGTCGAGATCAACGAGGCCTTCGCGGCCGTCGGCGTGCAGTCGGCGCGCGAGCTCGGCATCGACCTCGAGGTGGTGAACCAGCACGGCGGGGCGATCGCGCTCGGGCACCCGATTGGCGCATCCGGGGCACGCATCGTGGGTACGCTTGCGCGCCAATTGCAGGCCGCGGGCGCCGGCTCGCTCGGCGCCGTCGGCATCTGCGGTGGCGGCGGGCAGGGCAGCGCGGTCGTGCTGCGCGCGCTCTAG
- a CDS encoding lipoprotein LpqH → MNRKHLISLAAAATLLASLTACSSGDAEEPATDSNQDSADTGSNESEDTTTEDGGSEEGGASSGSGDFSLTIDGQAVEFSDAQVACADSEMGFAISVTSPDLDAAAGQSVGAVLASADDPTVTAVGVTDADGNSLAYAEGTGQGSAEATVDGNTYTISGEGLSTNIADATSVETLPFELTVTCP, encoded by the coding sequence ATGAACCGCAAGCACCTCATCTCTCTCGCCGCCGCAGCCACGCTGCTCGCGTCGCTCACCGCCTGCAGCAGCGGCGACGCCGAAGAGCCGGCCACCGACAGCAACCAGGACTCGGCCGACACCGGCAGCAACGAGTCGGAAGACACGACCACCGAAGACGGCGGCAGCGAGGAAGGCGGCGCGAGCAGCGGCTCGGGCGACTTCTCCCTCACCATCGACGGTCAGGCCGTTGAGTTCAGCGACGCACAGGTCGCCTGCGCCGACTCCGAGATGGGCTTTGCGATTTCGGTGACTTCGCCCGATCTCGACGCCGCCGCTGGCCAGTCCGTCGGCGCTGTCCTCGCGAGCGCCGATGACCCGACCGTCACCGCCGTCGGTGTCACCGACGCCGACGGCAACAGCCTGGCGTACGCCGAGGGCACCGGCCAGGGTTCGGCCGAAGCAACGGTCGACGGCAACACCTACACGATTTCGGGTGAGGGCCTCTCGACCAACATTGCCGACGCGACGAGCGTCGAAACGCTGCCCTTCGAGCTCACGGTGACCTGCCCGTAG
- a CDS encoding HpcH/HpaI aldolase family protein encodes MSFSLELPPTFKQRLADADRGLAGMWLCSGSTVNAEIAAGSGLDWVLIDGEHAPLSLESIQTQLQILAAYPVTPVVRVPVNNEVFIKQYLDLGAQNLLVPMVNSGEDAAAAVRAVRYPPAGVRGVGAALSRGGRWNRVDGYLGRANDELVSLFVQIESAEAVENVEAIVNTEGVDGIFIGPSDLAASMGFIGQQTHPDVVAGVRSAIAAARTAGKPVGINAFDQQVALGYLDDGMDFILVAADVSLLARASEKLADTFLHERSGVAGTGERASY; translated from the coding sequence ATGTCGTTTTCTCTAGAGCTCCCGCCCACCTTCAAGCAGCGCCTCGCCGACGCCGACCGCGGCCTCGCGGGCATGTGGCTCTGCTCGGGCTCGACGGTGAACGCCGAGATCGCCGCCGGCTCAGGCCTCGACTGGGTCCTCATCGACGGCGAGCACGCCCCGCTCTCGCTCGAGTCGATCCAGACCCAGCTGCAGATCCTCGCCGCCTACCCGGTCACCCCGGTCGTGCGCGTGCCCGTGAACAACGAAGTCTTCATCAAGCAGTACCTCGACCTCGGCGCACAGAACCTGCTCGTGCCGATGGTGAACTCGGGTGAGGATGCGGCTGCCGCAGTTCGTGCGGTCCGCTACCCGCCCGCCGGCGTGCGCGGCGTCGGCGCCGCGCTCTCGCGCGGCGGCCGCTGGAACCGCGTCGACGGTTACCTGGGGCGCGCCAACGACGAGCTCGTCTCGCTGTTCGTGCAGATCGAGTCGGCGGAGGCGGTGGAGAACGTCGAGGCGATCGTGAACACCGAGGGTGTCGACGGCATCTTCATCGGCCCGAGCGACCTCGCGGCCTCAATGGGCTTCATCGGCCAGCAGACGCATCCGGATGTTGTGGCCGGGGTGCGCTCGGCGATCGCGGCCGCCCGCACGGCCGGGAAGCCGGTCGGTATCAACGCGTTCGACCAGCAGGTCGCGCTCGGCTACCTCGACGACGGCATGGACTTCATCCTCGTCGCGGCCGATGTCTCGCTGCTGGCCCGCGCATCCGAAAAGCTTGCCGATACGTTCCTCCACGAGCGCTCCGGCGTGGCGGGCACCGGCGAGCGCGCAAGCTACTAA
- the hpaH gene encoding 2-oxo-hept-4-ene-1,7-dioate hydratase produces MLANEDIRKIAEELADAERTHTVIPRITARYPDATVEDSYAIQGVWRDSQVAAGRKLVGRKIGLTSKAMQAATGITEPDYGVMFDDTVYENGSVIDFDQFTNVRIEVELAFVLKSPLEGPNCSLFDVIRATEFVTPALEVLNSHIEMEGRTIVDTISDNAAYGGMVLGGIPMRPDEIDLRWVSALLYKNETIEETGVAAGVLNHPATGVAWLANKFHQHGSRLEAGEIILAGSFTRPMWVERGDSVVCDYGKMGTISCRFL; encoded by the coding sequence ATGCTTGCCAATGAGGACATCAGAAAGATTGCCGAGGAGCTCGCCGACGCCGAGCGCACTCACACGGTGATCCCCCGCATCACCGCCCGCTACCCCGACGCGACCGTCGAGGACTCCTACGCAATCCAGGGTGTCTGGCGCGACAGCCAGGTCGCCGCCGGCCGCAAGCTCGTCGGCCGCAAGATCGGCCTCACCTCGAAGGCGATGCAGGCCGCGACCGGCATCACCGAGCCCGACTACGGCGTCATGTTCGACGACACCGTCTACGAAAACGGCTCGGTCATCGACTTCGACCAGTTCACCAACGTGCGCATCGAGGTTGAGCTCGCGTTCGTGCTCAAGTCGCCGCTCGAGGGCCCGAACTGCTCGCTGTTCGACGTGATCCGCGCCACCGAGTTCGTCACGCCCGCGCTTGAGGTGCTCAACTCGCACATCGAGATGGAGGGCCGCACGATCGTCGACACCATCTCGGACAACGCGGCCTACGGCGGCATGGTGCTCGGCGGCATCCCGATGCGCCCCGACGAGATCGACCTGCGCTGGGTCTCGGCGCTCCTCTACAAGAACGAGACGATCGAAGAGACCGGCGTCGCCGCGGGCGTGCTCAACCACCCCGCCACGGGCGTCGCCTGGCTCGCGAACAAGTTCCACCAGCACGGCTCGCGCCTCGAGGCCGGCGAGATCATCCTCGCCGGCTCGTTCACCCGCCCCATGTGGGTCGAGCGCGGCGACTCGGTCGTGTGTGACTACGGAAAGATGGGCACCATTTCATGTCGTTTTCTCTAG
- a CDS encoding DUF4232 domain-containing protein, translating to MGKLSGMRAVVGCAAAVALLAACANTAGSRIPEVDVGESTGATDASEQSSGPYEGELPIREAATPASCDGTDQLAIGFSIVDAAAGRRYLSVEILNCSDAPVTLSEPPTFATSTLDGIDIDVDWEASPGSESAPTIEPGTAAKLELSWQSNGRCERGAQVLEVSIAGASGRIEDCLQLGNDPGWEDPAANQDTYGTDPATASWRYPTP from the coding sequence GTGGGGAAATTGAGTGGGATGCGGGCGGTGGTCGGATGCGCGGCAGCCGTTGCGCTGTTGGCGGCGTGCGCGAACACGGCCGGGTCGCGCATCCCCGAAGTGGATGTTGGCGAGAGCACCGGCGCGACTGACGCTTCCGAGCAGTCTTCCGGGCCGTACGAGGGCGAGCTGCCCATTCGTGAGGCCGCGACGCCCGCGAGCTGCGACGGCACCGACCAACTCGCGATCGGCTTCAGTATCGTCGACGCGGCAGCGGGCCGCCGGTATCTCAGCGTCGAGATTCTCAACTGCTCCGATGCGCCGGTCACGCTCAGCGAGCCGCCAACGTTCGCGACGTCAACGCTCGACGGCATCGACATCGATGTCGACTGGGAGGCCTCGCCCGGGTCCGAATCCGCCCCGACGATCGAGCCCGGAACGGCAGCCAAGCTCGAGCTCTCGTGGCAGTCAAACGGCCGCTGCGAGCGCGGCGCGCAGGTGCTCGAAGTGTCGATTGCCGGCGCATCCGGCCGCATCGAGGACTGCCTCCAACTCGGCAACGACCCGGGCTGGGAGGACCCCGCCGCGAACCAGGACACCTACGGCACTGACCCAGCCACCGCATCCTGGCGCTACCCCACCCCCTAA